The stretch of DNA CAAtagatattatttgaaagaattgttTAACTATATATGTAGAGTTTAAGTTACACTTTTTGGCTGCACTCACTATCCTCATGCTATACAGCAGATGGTTAGACTTACTGTGTGGCCTGTGATTATGGGGTGGCACACATTTTCTCATTCAACTATTACAGTACATACAGGTGGACTTTTAGCATCGTTTGGTTAAGATGGAAGGGATTGagcataaagaaaaaaaaataaggtTTCATACTTTCACTTgaattgcttttcttttttcaCTCACTTTCCTTTACTCATACATCAAACCAATATGTTGTATTTATCGGatccaaaacaacatcaaaacatcaAGATGCCCACAAAACCATAAAACAAtaataatgacaaataataacAAAACTAATATTCATTAATGTGACAGTTCTTTATGTACATCACCAACCAATTAATTGAATAAGTTCTTCCACAATCACACAAATCGAATGCAGAGATCAAATATGAAGAAATCAAGAAAACCACCCTTTCTAGTTTGCAGGACTAATAAAAGCACAACTATGGTATACCTAGGATAATAACTAAAACTTGCAGCAAACAAAAGGGTAAAATGGAAATATAGCAGGACCCCTGATGACAAAAACAAGAATGAAAAATCACACAACAAATAAAGTTACTCACAAATTATTATCACTGTACTGTTTTTTCTTAGTTTCACTGCTGCTGATGTGTTTTATTTGGCTGTGACTTCATTTTTTGTTTCAGATTTGGAGCTTGGAGACTTCCCTATGATTGCTTTCTTAGCCTTCACAAGAGACTGCTTCATCTTGGAAATAAGGTTGTTTGATTGCTTTGTTTTGGCTGGAATTTCTTCTTTAAAAGCTTCTTCCAAAGTTTTCCTTTCTTCACCATCCTTAGCCGCATCTATTTTTACCTCTTGTTCCAACTTTGGTTCAACTTCTCCGGCAGTTTCTTCTTCTACTTTTGTTTCTGTCTCAGGCTTCTGAGGCTCTTCAACTGATTTTTCAGTAACAGTAGCAGTGGCCTCATCCACTTTCTTCTCAACTTCAGTAGCTTCAGTGACTTCTGTGGTAACATTATTCTCTTCCTCGTTGTTTCCATTCTCAGCAATTAGTTCAGTGCCTCTGGAAGCAATCTTAACTTCTGGGGCTTTTTCAGTAAGTTCTGATGTTTCAACTTCCTTCGCTTCAGTTACAACACTTTTCTTCTCATCTTCTTGATTAGCTTTCACATCTTTTATATCATTCTCTTCAACCTTTTCCACCTCCTCCTTCAGTGGTGCTTCAGTCTCTTCCTCTTTTGGTATTACAGCCTCTGTATCTTCAGACTTAGTCTCAGCAGGTTCTTGCTCAATCTTCTCGGTAACTTCTGGTTGTTCAGCCAGTTTGTCCTGTACATTAGCAACTGGTTCTAAAATTGTTTCCTTATTTTGGTCTGCTTCTgaaacttcttcttcttttgccaCGGCTTTCACTGGTTCATTGGCCTGTAATTCTTCTACTTGTTCCTTCTTGTCCTCATCAGCCTCAACTGATTCTATCGTTGGCTTGTCCTGCAGCTCTTTCTCAGATTCTTTCTGTGGAATTTCAACCTTTTCAGATTCTAATTCACCTTTGACAACATCACCTGCTTCTTCTGGAACACTCTCAGCTTCCGGTTCAGGGGCGGACTCTTTGTTTAGTACTACAACATGCTTGTTAACTTCTTCAGTAGCAGTGGTTGCTGCTGGTTGTTGTTCGGCTTTAGGCGTCTCGGCATCATCGGTTTTCTTTACCTCTTCTGTTGTAGGCTTCTCATCCTCATCagctttcttttttatttcttcgaTAACAGTTTGTGCTGGTTCTTCTGCTTTCGGTTTCTCTTCCTCATCACTCTTCTTTATCTCTTCATTGGCAGGAGATTCACTCTCTGTATGTATCTTTTCTACTGATTCAGACACCACTGGAATTGGACAGTCCTCTTTAGGTTTCACTTCATTATTCTTTTCCTCCATTGTCTTTACCTCTTCATGCACTTCCTTCTCAACTTGCTGTAGTAAGCATGATAGCAAGAATTAAAGTAGAACAGAAGTACCAACCAAGAAAAGTAGCAATCTTTTAAAAATTTGAATCAACAGACTACAAGAGAAAAAGAAGGTAAAAAGATGAGAAAGTTCAAGCACACAAGGCTTTCACTTTAAAAGTAGGGCAGCTTGTTCTTTTGTGCGTTAGTAGTGTGGAACAAGATTTGATCACACATAAAGCTATCGGAAAAGGAAAAGAGCAGTTTAAAGGGATAGGCTATTTCCTAGTAAGTCATAATTAAGATTGTCACTCACAGAAAGCACAGTAGGAAAAGATACTCCATCCTCTTATTTGAACTCCCATTTTATCAGTGTGCTCCTACGTCAAAAAAGAGAAAGCAAATCAAATCTACACCTCAACTATTCTAACTGGTACCTATTTTCTTTCGCCGGCACAAGTATCGAGTAACTAACTATACCCACCAAAATTTAGACAGATGGAGAAAAATTACCTAGCTTCGTCTATGTTTGCTAGGATGTAAACCCTGCTCTTCCCATAATTTTCACTCACTTCATTGCCGCTAGGCCAAATCCTTGGTGCCATCTCATCAAAACTATTTAGACATcatttttatttaattctgttacgaTACAGATGGCAGTTTCATTATTTTCATTGAGGAATTCAATTTTCTGCTTTAGGATGGATTAAATTCACTTGCTAGGTATGCTTGGTATAAGTTTCTATCCTTACCAAGTAAGatttctcatttttctttgacaCATCAGCTTCTGTTAATTAATATGTCACTGGTGAAAAAGTAAAAACAGTCCCCTCTCTGTTCCTTTCTTTCACTTCCTATGACTACCTTTTATGATGTCTACAGTTTGATTCTCTCTAATACAACCAAACACATAACAAACACAGAGGGCTAAAAAGGAAAAAGGGAATAACATCAGAAGTGTCACAAAGCTTTAATCAATGTATTTATCAAATAACATGACAGAGCAGAAAGAATATATTCATATGGAAAATTTAATAAAAGGAAGAGAGATTCACTGAATACCTCAGGATGATCTGATGACACAGTCTCAGTAGCCATGGATGAAGATGATTGATGAAGTAAGAGCTCAAAGGAAGAAGCAAGAAATGATACTTGTAAGTTGAGCTAAATAAACAGATTCAGAGAATTAAAGAAAAAGGAATGATATGGTTGGCAACAACTCAAAAAGGGTCTCAAAACAAGCTGGAGAAAGTAGAACAAAAATCAACCTTACAGCAACTCCATCTCACCTTTTCATACATACAGAAAATAAGAAAACAGGGTGGACTCATGTCCACTTGATGGATGATCTGTCAGCATTTGGTGGAATTACTAACTAATCCATCAAGattcaatttttaaataatacttCTATATATGGCAAGAGATTTTAACACTTGGAAAGGCCATTAGGCCAATTAAATTTGAATATGAAAAAGAAGTTAGGGACTGTCAATGCCACTGGGACAAAAATGATTGATGGGGACCATTCCAGAGGTTTATAACGGCGTAATATCATTTTTGCAAACTGTTGTCTACTTTGTCTGGTTGTGGATAGTTTCCCTACTGAAACTTAAAGCATATATTTTCTGGGCCTAAGGTCGTTTTCAGTGCCATGCCATCTTCCattaaagaagaaaaacaattGCATTGGCGGTGACCATGTCTAGTTGCATTGGGTTCCcatattttatctttttattatttatatgaatTTCTTCTCTTATGTACAGAATTAAAAGAGTAGAGATTCGTTAAATTAGCTGTTGTAATCAAGCGAGGTAGTCTCCCCGGAGGTAGGGGTGGCCGTTCGGTCAGTTCGGATTGGATATGAAAATATCGGTTTAGATTTTCGATTGGATCGGATTTTTTAAGTTCCGTTTCGGATTAATCGATTTGGGTATTTTGGATTTATTGTTTTGAACTTATAAGTTGAGATGTTTCTTCTTCTTACAAAAATGATTGTCCAATGAAGTACTTATGTTTAATTGCCGAAAACGTTCCTCATTCTCACAGTaatcatccaaataaagtattcaagtaatgaaatCATTATCAACGAAATGTGGCAGAGACATTAATACGGACAATAAAAAATAGCAATAGTAAAACCATGTCCAAATATAAAGTATTCTGATagtaaattaataattaatattgaatatatgagataatatctAATAAGTAGGGTATTGGACTTATTGCTATTGGCATATAGATAGTGGATTGGTATAAAGTAtaaaaatttcgaatttttggaaaaatcCGAAGTACCAAATCCAATATCTAATCTGAaatcaaaaaaatttaaaaattaaatccacCAATCCGTAATTCAAAAATCCaaactaaaaatctaaaaaatttAGATTTCGAGTTTGACCAAACTATACCCACCCTGCCCAGAGGCTTAGCCTTGGGCCGGTAACGCATAAGGTATCATAGAGACCATTTGCTCAATTTTGTCTACCCCCGAATATGTCTTTTTAATTTATTATCTCTTGCTTTCCGCATCTCAAAGATTTGAGTAAGCTTTGGTATTTTCAGTCTCTTTACTCCTTTGTTAGTCTATTGCTTTCTCTCACATGAGTACATGCAAATTTTGGATTGTAGCTCGCTAATAATATCTTATACATTACCTAAATATCATTCTTTTGTGCTCGAAAATATACAACGCTGATGTTGTAAAAGAATGCCAAAAAGAAGGATAACAATTATACAGTTCATATTGAGATAATAAGGAAAATAATTCAAATGaagcaattagaattccaccaTGAAATCGAAATGTcacaaaaaagattttttttttttcgaatAAAGAATACTGATATTAAAAGCTAAAGTATATTATTAGTACAAAGGAGAACCATTCGAGCCATAATAGAGTCTGAATGGTACATCTATATTGAGAACAGATACTAAAGTTCGGGGGAGACATAAGATGTATGTTGGCTTTCAGAAGGAGCTAAGAGCATGCCATACTTTGCAGGGAGTCTGCTACACCTTTTGTCTCGCGATAGACATGGTCAAGTGTCACGTTCCCCAGTTGGCAGAGTAAGGTCTTGTAATTAAAAAGAACGTGTGAGTATAACTCATCCCTATCATGTATCACCAAATAGAATTGGTGAATGTGATTGGGAGACGGGTGCCAAGTCACCTCTTTTAGGACTACTACGTATGAACATAAGATTTGCAAGATAATTTAGGATTATAATTTTCCATATACTTCAAAGgaaatataaaattacaagaagacaagaagtggaaaatttaattCCAAGATTTGCAAAAGCCATAAAAAAAAAATGGAATCAATTACCTTACACTTTTTGCTCCTCCTCTTTCGTTTTTtctctttccttattttc from Nicotiana tomentosiformis chromosome 11, ASM39032v3, whole genome shotgun sequence encodes:
- the LOC104108693 gene encoding uncharacterized protein isoform X2; protein product: MEEKNNEVKPKEDCPIPVVSESVEKIHTESESPANEEIKKSDEEEKPKAEEPAQTVIEEIKKKADEDEKPTTEEVKKTDDAETPKAEQQPAATTATEEVNKHVVVLNKESAPEPEAESVPEEAGDVVKGELESEKVEIPQKESEKELQDKPTIESVEADEDKKEQVEELQANEPVKAVAKEEEVSEADQNKETILEPVANVQDKLAEQPEVTEKIEQEPAETKSEDTEAVIPKEEETEAPLKEEVEKVEENDIKDVKANQEDEKKSVVTEAKEVETSELTEKAPEVKIASRGTELIAENGNNEEENNVTTEVTEATEVEKKVDEATATVTEKSVEEPQKPETETKVEEETAGEVEPKLEQEVKIDAAKDGEERKTLEEAFKEEIPAKTKQSNNLISKMKQSLVKAKKAIIGKSPSSKSETKNEVTAK
- the LOC104108693 gene encoding uncharacterized protein isoform X1 gives rise to the protein MATETVSSDHPEQVEKEVHEEVKTMEEKNNEVKPKEDCPIPVVSESVEKIHTESESPANEEIKKSDEEEKPKAEEPAQTVIEEIKKKADEDEKPTTEEVKKTDDAETPKAEQQPAATTATEEVNKHVVVLNKESAPEPEAESVPEEAGDVVKGELESEKVEIPQKESEKELQDKPTIESVEADEDKKEQVEELQANEPVKAVAKEEEVSEADQNKETILEPVANVQDKLAEQPEVTEKIEQEPAETKSEDTEAVIPKEEETEAPLKEEVEKVEENDIKDVKANQEDEKKSVVTEAKEVETSELTEKAPEVKIASRGTELIAENGNNEEENNVTTEVTEATEVEKKVDEATATVTEKSVEEPQKPETETKVEEETAGEVEPKLEQEVKIDAAKDGEERKTLEEAFKEEIPAKTKQSNNLISKMKQSLVKAKKAIIGKSPSSKSETKNEVTAK